In Prinia subflava isolate CZ2003 ecotype Zambia chromosome 8, Cam_Psub_1.2, whole genome shotgun sequence, the genomic window gcacagaggtTGCCTCCACCTCGGCCCTAGCTCCCACCACAGCAGCTCACACAGTCACAGAAGCCCGCCCACCCACCCACCGGGATCTGCTGTGGGATTCACTTCACCATGAGCAAGGCAAGTGCTGTTTCCAGAATGAAGAAGTAGCTGCTACCTTGGCAAACCACCAGCCAGCCCACCACTGCCGTGGAGAGGAGGAAGCTCCACTCCCTGCTGTTAATGACACGGGAATATGCCCCAGAGGCAGGGCTCCGCTTGAAGAACAAGCTTGGATGACATTAGATTTCCAAAGGCTCTTGGAAAAACAGGTCTTTTACATAACAtccagggagcaggagaaaaagcagGGATGGAGAAAAATATACCTAAGCACAAACTGTTTGTGTCGACATGGTGGCTGACCCTCTTGGGGACAGTGTGTTAAAAGCACAGAGGGCAAGACCACACACCCCTTTATGCTCCCTGCAAGAGGTAGGACAAGCTCTAGCACAAacactgcagagagctgtgctcCGGTTTGACCGGccccactgccagcctggagagagggagggCACGGGCAGCCAACCCCCACCACAGAGAGGTGTTCTTACCCATCCGCCATTCTCCTGGATCCAGGGATCTAAGTGGTCGGTCAAGTACGTGGTCATCCAAGACACGATGCGTTTCACCAATACCCGCATCTCCTTAACAACGCTCTCCACGCACAAGGCTCCTCCGAAAGAGAAGAAAGCCACGATGCGGCCCCAGTTCACTCCATCGCGGAACAGTTCGTTCACTACCTGCTCAAAGCTCTGATACgctgtgctgggggtgatgTGGAGCTGGGAAGTGAGGTCGCTGAACGCCCGCCGGTACCTCAGCTCAAACTCATCCCCCGCCTCCCTCAGTGCCTGCCTCACGTCGGCTGCTCGACGGATCTCATGGGCTTCGAGGCTGCTCTGGTGCACGGTGGCTCCATTCACTATGTGGCTGGTAGGCGCGTGCCAGGAGGGGCTCCCGTTGAGGACGCCATCCATCTCGTCCTCCTCCCCTGCAAAGTCAGTCCTGttctcatcttcctcctccagctgaCTCCAGCTGTATCCTTTCTGTGAGAGCTTGTAGGAAACAAAGTCAATCACTAACTCCCGGTTACTGCTGTACATTTTCACACCTGGGACGGCCTCAATGAGTCCATGGTCCGGAGCACAAGCAGATCAACACTTAGCAGGTCCCGACTCCACTCCTCTTCCCGACCGATGGAAACATCTGACCTTAgcacagaggaggagagaggcaCCGAAACGGTTAATGCCACCACAGCTCTTAGATGCACCCGCGCCATTACCACCGATAGCTTATCATTATACTGAGATCACCCCGCAGCTCTACGCCGAGGCTCAGGGCCACCAGATTGAAGCCGCACGGAGAACCGACCACAACACCCCCTTCCCCGCAAACCCTCGAGCCCCGGGGATCCCCAGGCTCGCTCCGAGCAGACCCCAGATCTCACCGGGTGCGGGCTGCGCCTGGCAGGCCGGCTGCGGGCCGGGGCGGAGGCGGTTCTTGTTCTGCTGAAGCTTCGGGTCGGCCCGGACCGCGACAGCACCGCCCCCGCCTCGCCCCGCCCGTTAAAGGGCCCGGCGCCCCCGCCCCCTCCGCCGGCGTTACCCAACGGCTGCAGCGACGGCAGCGGGCGGGCAGCGCTACCCAAGGATCACGGCAGCCCCAAGAGGGCCCGGTTTGACGGTAACCGCAGCCCCCGCCGCTCCGAAGCCTCTCACTCCCCGCAGGCGGAGAAGATAACCCGCTCAAAACCGGCGAGCGCTCGCCACCGGGGGTGCCGCCACACGGCCCTGCGTCCTTACGGGAGCGATTCCAGTCCCGGTTAGCGGCGCGCTGCCGCTGGCGCCGGGACGGTGACACGCCGGGCTGCGGCAGGCGGGAGCGCCGCAGGGGGTAGCCGGTCCTCCCGGCCACCGGGCTGCTCCTCCACCGCCGGACCGCTTCCCCCAGACCCCCGAGCCACCCCCTCCCCAGTCACCGGATCGCCCCCCCCAGGTCCCCGGACGGCCCCACCGGTCGCCGTACCTGGGGGGCGGGGCCGCGTACGAAGGCCGACACGGCGCCCGCGCGTGCGATACGCCAGCCAATCAGCGGCCAGGAGAGCAACGAGGGGCGGGGGCCCGGCAGCGCCCTCTCCCTTTGGCTGAGCCCCGCGTCACTCAAGGTTTACCCTACCCCGCCCCTCACCTCACCGCCGGACAGAGGGTCCGTGTCCTTCCCGGCTCTGCCGCGCGGGCCCGGCTGCCAGCGACGCCAGAGGTCGCCGGGAGCCCCGCCGGGCCTCGGCCCGGTCAGCAGTCCCGGGACTCCTTCCACATCGCCCGCCGAGCGGCCGGGGGGGTGCGGTAGGGTGGGagggggcagcagctgggcGGTGCGCGTGCGCACGGCGCCTCGAGGCTGGGCGAGGAGCGTCGGTTGGACGGCGCGAGGGCACAATGCGCACGCGCCGTGCCGGCTGTGCCGGTGCGCAGGCGCGAAGATGCCGGGCGGAGAGTGGAGCTCTGGCGCCCCCTGGCGGTGGCGGCGGAGTCAGCTCTGGTCTTCGCTCTCGCCGCGCCCTGTGGGCACGGCCCTGTCGCTGACAAGGTCGCCGTCTCCTCACACGTTAGTCCGGGACTAACATGGGGTGTTTTGTGTCTCCACAGTCCTAGGGGAGCCCCTGGCGGGGCCATGAGGGGAGGTTTATGCGGACAGTGCCGGACCAGTGAAAGCGACTGTGGCAGACAGAGCCTGCCACGCCGTTAACAGCTGGCTACCCACCCCTCTCTAAGGCCACGGGGAAAATGATGCAGTATTTGGGGTCGATAACGCCACTGTGCAAAGGGCACTTTCTCCTCACAGCATTAAGAAACCTGACTGGGCTTACCAGGCGGCGGAAGCCGCCTCTTCCGGCCCCAGCAGTTAGAAGAGTTGGTCTGGAAGTCGGGCAGCGGGCACTGATACAGCCGCAATTCTAAAGGCCGGCTCCGGTAGGCTCTTGCTCGGCCCCGCGGCTGACACTGGCACCGAGGACCCTCCCACCATCCACTGATAGGCTCTCCAGAACGACACTCAAAGCACCGCCCTTTCTGATTGGTCTACTATGTCCCGCAGTGCGTTATGTGAATTGTGGTTCGGTTCTCGCCCACTTACTGTGGCGCTGTGCAAGCCTGTACTACGTTTCCCGTCAGGCATTGCAGGGAGAGCGCAACTGCGTTCTTTGGCGTCTGCTTATCCGGGTCCTCAAGCAGTCCAGCCAATCAGCGCGCGTCAAGGGCGTGCGCCAGGCTCTGATTGGTGCGTTTGGACAGCCGAGCCCTGTTTGAAATCCGTTAACGGCGGGGGCGGAGGCGCCGCGCGGAGTGGCGGCGGCGCTGCTGAGGTGAGTGCGGGGGTACCGGCCGGGCACCCCCGGCCTCGCCCCTCTTTCCTCGACCCGCAGCCCTTCCCCATATCTGGGCGTTCGCTCCGGCCATAGGGACGCGGCTGTTCCCCGGGCCTACTCCGAGGCCAGGTATTGCTAACGGGGCCGAGAGCTCGGCTGAGAAACGGATGCGGAAGGCGGCTCCGGCCGCTCAGCGCACAGCCGGAGCCGCTGTCGCGGGGTCTGGCGGGCGGGCAAGTAACGGAGCCCCGGGGGCTGATAGCGACCCCCTCGTTCCCCGGGGAAGCCgagcccagagcccctggcCGGGCGCGGGAGGAGCCGCCGTGGCTGTGGTTCCCGCTCCCTGGTGGGACGGCGGTACTGGAGCGCCAGGCGTGTGCCTTACGGTGGGGTGGGTGCCTCGGGAGAGCAATAAAGTTCTAACTCTTTAAACAATCACGAAATCTGGTGAAACCGTGTGTTTCACGAAGGAAAGCTCTGTAACTTCTTGTCAGTCCAAATCTTGCTCcccaggaaaaggagggaagcaaaccaagcaaaacctggcccaagaaacagaaaaagtatTAGGGGAGCTATTTTTATGCGGGgctttttttaaactagaaGACCTTCAACTTAATGCAACAATTGGTTGACGTTATGCTagctaaaaataatttacttttccTTGAACATCTATTTTTAGAATGTCCCATCTTCGTGTCTTCTGCAACTTGTGGGATCTTTTTTAGGGAGCAGGGGATGTCAGGACTGTTTATTTTTGGGAGTGGGGGCGGGTCTGGGCTGGTAGCGGAGCAAagcctgtgccagcccttcACGCCTCCCATGGCCGTCGGTCGGGGTGGTCTGGGAGCTCTCTGGGGGCTCAGCTCTCACCTGGAGAGAGTTAAAGGCTTTGTCTCCCAGTCTGAGCATTAAGTGATGGAACAGCAGCGTTCTGGAGGATGGTGAATCCAGTGTTCATTTCGTGCTGCAGAAAAGCCCCATTGAACTTTGAGTAAGGGGCatgagagcagagggagaaacTGTAGATCCAGACTGTATTGTAAGTGTTCTCTTAACCTTGCTCAGGGAAACGCAAGGATGAAGGGTGACTTTCTGAGGCTGTTTACATCATGCAGAGGGAGTTCAGGTGATGGCTTTGTGGTGAGATGGTTCTTACCAGGCTGTGGTGACAGCACTGGAGCTTCAGAGAGGCAATTACAGCCCTTTCTAATGCTCCCACTTACACGTTAACCCCTGAAAAGCATCCAGGAACTTTGGATTATTATCCcaataaaaagaacagaaaactctgtgctgcaggacaaTGAAGAAGCTGCCAGGCTGAATTAAAGCTGCCTGGTTAGTTCAGCATCCTGTGTTTAAGTGGCAGCTGGTGTTGAAGCCCAGGAGAGGGCCCTGGAATTGCTGGAGCACATTCCCATGCAGCTGCCTCAGTCCTGGGGAAACTTCTCTTGCTTATTCCTGGTTGCCTGTCTTGTGTTCTGAGGCATGTGGATCAGCTGGCTTTGTATTTGTCTGCTGCTGTAACTTAGAATAGCCTTCTTGTGTCTGTTGTTATTTATTGTGCTTTCTGATCCTGTTAGGATTTGCTATAAGTAACATCTATAGCTTGTGAAACTCTGGCGGTGTGTTGTGATAAGGTATCATCTCCAGTTCACCAGGGCCTTATCTACATTACAAGGTGGCAAGAAAGAGCAGatctctctgctttcctcaggatccagactggtttgggttggaagggaccttaaagctgatcttgttccaacccccatCACCATtctgggcagagacaccttccactggaccagccctgtccaacctggccttcaacacttccagggatggggcagccacagcttctctgggcaaccctTGTCAGAGccttaccaccctcacagggaagactTTCTTCCTCATATCCAATCTAATTCTCTCATCTTttagtttgaagccattcccaaTTGTGCTATCACAACCtttctgtgtccctgtcactgtcCTTCTGTCCTTGCTACTCTCCAAAACTCCTCcattctctctccctctgaCCTTGATTTCTCCTCTTGGAATGCTGCATCCTGCCTCCAACACCATGTCCTGAATGGCTGCAAGGCTCCTTTGTCCAGGCAGTTTGTGCTGTTGGCACAAAGTTCACAGCTACAGTGAGACAAAGACACTGAACACGTGTGATGGAATCGTGTCAGTATTTTAAAGCTAATTTGGATTAGAGTGAGGTGTGAAGTTATTCCAAAATACCTATTGCACTTGCTGTTGGATCAGTCTTATTCTGAGATAGGAATGCTTGTTCCAATTTAGTGTAATCCTTTTTCAAAGCTAACTAATCTAAACCATGCCAAGGGACTCTTCTGGAACGTGCCAAAGTGTAGTTACTCAGAAGAAACCTGATGTCCAGGGGACCCCACTGCCTATTCCTCCCTGTGGatacagctgtgctgctctggaggcaCATTTAGGTCAGTGAGGGAGCAGACctagaaagaaaatgaaggttttaattaaaagctgCCTTATAGAAGGAATTTGGGGCGTTTTTGCAAGCATGAAGATTAGATCCTCctttcctcagcagctctgcagaccaGGTGAAAGCTGATCCTGCAGAACGGGGGTGAGGGTTCCCTGGCTGGCTCTCTGCAGACACCCGTGTCGACACAGGAGGTGATGGATGTGGGGGAGAGCAGGGTCATGCCTTAAATCCACGCCGAGCTGTGTAGGATTACACCGTGCATGTAATCACGCTTGGGGAAATGCATGCAGTGCCTGCTAATTAGGGAACGTCCCTATTAATGAGGAAAAATTTCCACACCTCCCTTCTGGTGGATGAATGCTGTGGTGGAGAGAAAGAATTTTGGATTGAGATAAATGTGGTTGTGCTGTCAAAATCATGACTGGGTGTTTTAAAATGCCTGCAGGGAGTGGGCAGCGGGTGTCAGGCTGTGCTTGGCAGAGCCTGCTGGGACTGCAGATGCCTTGTGGTGGGCACAGGAGTGATAAATCACCGGAGCATTCCTGGCTGATCCCTGTCCTAGCCCAGTGGGTGGGTGGAGGAGCAGGATGCCTCTCAGTGCATCACCCTCAGTCCTGTTCCGGGCAGGACTTGGAGGATATGTAGGGATTTGAGAAGCACATGCCATGAGTTCATCTGACTGAAATGGACTTTCTGGAGTTTAGTCACAATAACTTTTATCTCCCTGTTGTCTCTTTCAAGAAACAGAGTATGAAACTGAGGCAGTGATAcaatccttttcttttcctgactATTCTTCTGTCTGAGatagaggagagagagaaggggtCGATGGTGAGGGTGGTGACACTAGGGAATATGGACTCTACACAGTAAAAAGCTGCAAACTGCAGCAGGGTAGCAGTGGGCACAAGGAGCTGTGAAACATGATGCCCAGAGCTCTGACTCTGACTAGAGAGGGTGAGGGGAGAATGCAGATGACgcatttgatttttaaaaaagtctaaAGTGTTGACAGAAATTCTATCTTGATTAAGGGCAGTAGGAAAGCATTTGATTCCAGCCATGTCTCGAGCTCAGTTACAGTTGGTTTTGGCTCCAGTTCTTCTGTTTGCCTTCTTTGGGCCCTACCTTGACATCTTCCCAGCAGTGTAGCTGGTGCTTCTCTAATGACATTCTTGCCTTTAACtatcacagctctgctctggggagctggAGGCTTCTCAGTGCACCCATCCTCGGGGGCCAGTGGTTGTGACCAGCATGGTACCCCCTAAACTCTGCTTTGCTTTACTCTTGACCATTTTCTTACTTATTGAGGAACACCATCTGGGTTTTGAACCATGTGTGGTCTGCCTAGACAGATGGTTTAGGGCTGAGGCTATGTGGGTTAGGAATATGCTGCTTTGGAATTGCTTGGGTTCATAAAAGCAAAGTTCAGGTGATTTCCTTGGGGAGTGTTTTATAACATGCTCGTGGGCTTTGCCTCACAGCTGTTCAAGGCCTCACAAAAGCACCTTTACAAGAAGATTTTGTTATAATTTCAGGGTTTATAACTTTGTCACTGGCTTTATTCCTGTTCTGTTGAGTTTAATATCACCTGTTGACACAGGGACTCCTCTTGCTGTCAGTGCTTCATTAATTAACTGCAGGGACTGTTTGACACGGGTCACAGTGCTCAGTTTGTTTATAGCCTGGCCAGCCTCGGGCTAGTGCTGTGGAATGCAAGAGGGCCTGACACTGCCTTCCTTCTGACTGTTTGCCCAGTAAAAATGTTCTACAGAACCTTCTTCCTGCTTTGAAAATCAATTTGTTCTCTAGAAGAGCACCTTTGTGGCATTAGTTCATGTTTGTAGCCCATCAGAGAGAGAGGCTCTGCATTGCAGTTCTCTGGAGTGAATCTCATCAGCTTTGTAAATCTTGTAAGGATAAAAACTCTTCTTTGTGTGTGATGGAAGGAAGTGCAAACCAATCACTCTCTGGAAAAGCTTTATACttcttaaaaaatacaattctAGCACCTACAggtacaaaaaaaatccctttctgaTGATTTTGAACCTGCAAATGTCAATAGTGGTGAAATCTTAGCTTTGCATATCAGCAGTAGAATAAAACTCTGCATTGCTCATGAGGAGTTCTGCCCAAAGGTGTGAAGTGCAAGAAGTGGGGATGTACCAAAGGCTGCCCCAATGCCTGTCCCTAGAAACTGCAGAGGAAGAGAGGTGGGGGATGATTCCACTGATACCCTGTTGTTGTCTAAAGGGTTGTagcagtgcaggcagaggaCTCGTGGGGACAGTGGGACTGTGAAGATGTCTAAGCCAGAATCCCGTTATTCTTTCGATGTCCCAAACATCTGCATCGATTTTGCAACTCTGAATGAGGATGATGTACACAATGCAGACTCCTGGTTTGGTAAGTTGCTTCCAACCCCTTGAGTTGTTTCCTTGTTGGTTGACACCATGGTGTGATCCTTGTTTTGGGCCTGACTTCTGTACCAATTAATCATGATGTTAACTACATCATTCATTATGCAGGAGGcttcttttattctgttttttttgtatttaaattttgtCATCTGTAACTTGACTTTGTTAACCTCATAATGATATTCTGGGGTATTGTTAACAATTCGTAACTGTGTGTGTAGTCAAAGTCTTTTTCTCCTTACAGACCAAAAAGCCAATCTGGAGAATGTCCCTCCTGCAGAAAATCTGGCAAAGGCCtcacactgcagccctgcttttTCAAAGCCTGATGTTATCCTGTCTTCTGTCCCATTACAAGAAGTAGTGATGAGTAAGCTGGCATGgtgtggcagggagggaatAAATTTTACCTGCTTTTCACTGGCAAAGTGGAAAGGCCTCTGGCTTTTGTGGGGTCATCTTCATAAACTCTTGTCTGCAAGGTCTCATATGGTTTTACTTGCTTCTgttctgtatgtgtgtgtatagaTGAGCTGACTCTTGCCCCTTTCTTAGGTGAGAGCAATGGTGAAGCAGAATGTGCCCAGGGCAACGCGATCCCTCAGAATATTGTTGGGTCCCTGGCaacctggagagctgctgcccctgcagaggCCCCTCAGAGgtgaaatatttgtgttcaGTTTGTACAATGATTGATGATGGTGTAAGCAAGCAGGATCTGCAGTTGTAGCTGTTCTCA contains:
- the BCL2L1 gene encoding bcl-2-like protein 1, which codes for MYSSNRELVIDFVSYKLSQKGYSWSQLEEEDENRTDFAGEEDEMDGVLNGSPSWHAPTSHIVNGATVHQSSLEAHEIRRAADVRQALREAGDEFELRYRRAFSDLTSQLHITPSTAYQSFEQVVNELFRDGVNWGRIVAFFSFGGALCVESVVKEMRVLVKRIVSWMTTYLTDHLDPWIQENGGWERFVDLYGNDAAAEVRKGQETFNKWLLTGATVAGVLLLGSLLSRK